One stretch of Fictibacillus sp. b24 DNA includes these proteins:
- a CDS encoding response regulator, whose protein sequence is MLKLLIVDDEQIEREGLQVILQKAFPDIEIHQAKNGKIAVQAAAELNPDLVMMDIQMPGMNGLEAIQQITSTNPFIKFVMITAFDMFDYARQAIKLGVKDYLLKPSRVSEIEETVGKVLKEITEERRSLEVLEKTLPLVETDVVTQLLFDHVHEVHLDMLVDMLDISSTDEPFVMSILLPKGGENLYSLVKEKVRKSTSGWVGALYGRQLPIIVFRKPGCSFRSQAISLAKDILSLKKVSSGEVWFIGIGNVCHSLNQVRQSYQESLIATMDTSLPVKYRFYHDVPVLESTEDKHQSKQREKQFFDEIRLGKWDEVHKNVMDLIQRCSNEGADLLQTQQRVLELFWVAARVMSEMGVETETPLFSYQSQDYRQLRSESEHLLKQVRTSYEEHYEQLEADTIHQIKQYIVKHSHEDISLEALGRKVGLSPIYISKMFKEKLGINYIDFLTECRIEKAKKLMADPEKSLKEITFEVGYHEPNYFSKVFKKMVALSPTEYRRAVLGRKG, encoded by the coding sequence ATGCTCAAACTCTTGATCGTTGATGACGAGCAGATTGAACGGGAAGGGCTGCAGGTCATTCTGCAAAAGGCGTTTCCTGATATCGAGATTCATCAAGCGAAAAATGGAAAAATCGCTGTGCAAGCAGCAGCTGAATTAAATCCTGACTTAGTAATGATGGACATTCAGATGCCAGGAATGAACGGTCTTGAAGCCATTCAGCAGATTACATCTACTAATCCTTTCATTAAGTTTGTGATGATTACGGCTTTTGATATGTTTGATTATGCTCGCCAGGCAATCAAGCTAGGTGTGAAGGATTACTTATTGAAGCCGAGCAGAGTGAGCGAGATTGAGGAGACGGTCGGAAAGGTGTTGAAGGAGATCACTGAAGAGCGCAGATCTCTTGAAGTTTTAGAAAAAACGCTGCCGCTTGTCGAAACGGATGTCGTAACTCAGCTTTTGTTCGATCATGTACATGAAGTGCACTTGGATATGCTCGTTGATATGCTCGACATTTCTTCAACCGATGAACCGTTTGTAATGAGTATTCTGCTTCCAAAAGGCGGGGAAAACCTTTATTCGTTGGTCAAAGAAAAGGTTAGGAAATCAACGAGTGGGTGGGTTGGTGCATTGTATGGCCGACAGCTACCCATAATCGTTTTTCGAAAACCAGGCTGTTCTTTCCGTTCACAAGCGATTTCCCTTGCAAAAGATATTCTCTCTCTGAAAAAAGTAAGTTCAGGCGAGGTATGGTTCATAGGAATTGGAAACGTGTGTCATTCTTTAAATCAAGTTCGCCAGTCTTACCAGGAATCTTTAATTGCCACAATGGATACCTCACTGCCTGTGAAATACCGATTTTATCATGATGTTCCAGTGCTTGAGAGTACAGAAGACAAACATCAATCCAAACAGCGTGAAAAACAGTTTTTCGATGAGATCCGATTAGGAAAGTGGGATGAGGTTCATAAGAATGTGATGGATTTAATTCAACGTTGCTCGAATGAAGGAGCAGATTTGCTCCAAACGCAACAGCGTGTCCTTGAATTATTTTGGGTAGCGGCAAGAGTGATGAGCGAAATGGGAGTGGAAACTGAAACACCTCTTTTTTCCTATCAATCTCAGGACTACCGTCAACTTCGGTCCGAATCAGAGCATCTCTTAAAACAAGTGAGAACTTCGTACGAAGAACATTATGAACAGCTTGAGGCGGATACGATTCATCAGATCAAACAATATATTGTAAAACACTCACATGAAGATATATCTCTTGAGGCATTAGGAAGAAAAGTGGGCTTAAGTCCAATTTATATCAGCAAGATGTTCAAAGAAAAGCTAGGGATCAACTATATTGATTTTCTGACAGAATGCCGAATTGAAAAGGCAAAGAAATTGATGGCAGATCCAGAAAAAAGCTTAAAAGAAATTACGTTTGAGGTTGGGTATCACGAACCAAATTATTTTAGCAAGGTGTTCAAAAAAATGGTTGCGCTTTCACCTACAGAATATCGCAGGGCTGTTCTTGGCAGAAAAGGATGA
- a CDS encoding sugar ABC transporter substrate-binding protein gives MRKAGLIFLSLICIFLSYLTFTTAQKAFQSDWKLPAASSQKEDRFRIVLITQELETPFWDKVGKGAAQQAEKDGASLEVWGSYGKNEDDFLKKLEIAIQSKVDGIIVQGLDTDRFKELTKVKAAFYGIPIITVANDVPKAESFRKTYVGSDQHLAGRMIAKLMLSDMGQEGNLILLSDSQQEYYQEQRLTGIKEVLQSFPNVKTVYAETPEAREQVIAKTRDLLNQYPDADSFIAVNANIAGAMIQEIGRRGQVEPYFIYSFDDGSESITLLNQKKLDGVIEQSPEMMGKKSVDVLMQWLENETVPLDADGYLSEIRMIKAMDEK, from the coding sequence TTGCGCAAAGCTGGATTAATCTTTCTGAGTCTTATATGTATCTTCCTAAGTTATTTAACGTTTACAACGGCACAAAAAGCGTTTCAGTCTGATTGGAAACTGCCTGCTGCCTCATCTCAGAAAGAGGACCGTTTTCGTATTGTACTCATCACTCAAGAACTGGAAACACCGTTTTGGGATAAGGTTGGAAAAGGTGCTGCACAACAAGCTGAAAAGGACGGAGCTAGCCTTGAAGTATGGGGAAGCTACGGCAAGAACGAGGATGATTTTCTGAAAAAGCTGGAGATTGCCATTCAGTCGAAAGTGGACGGCATTATCGTACAAGGTCTGGATACCGATAGATTTAAAGAATTGACCAAAGTTAAAGCCGCGTTTTATGGCATTCCTATCATTACGGTTGCGAATGACGTACCAAAGGCAGAAAGTTTCAGAAAAACGTACGTTGGCTCGGATCAGCACTTGGCTGGAAGAATGATTGCGAAGCTCATGCTATCAGACATGGGACAGGAAGGAAATCTCATCTTATTAAGTGATAGCCAACAAGAGTATTATCAGGAGCAAAGGCTTACAGGCATTAAAGAGGTGCTTCAAAGCTTTCCTAATGTAAAAACGGTATATGCAGAAACACCTGAGGCGAGAGAGCAAGTCATCGCAAAAACAAGAGATCTGTTGAATCAGTACCCGGATGCGGACAGTTTTATTGCCGTGAACGCTAATATTGCTGGAGCTATGATTCAAGAGATCGGCAGACGCGGACAGGTAGAGCCCTATTTTATTTATTCTTTTGATGATGGATCTGAATCGATCACACTGCTTAACCAAAAAAAGTTGGATGGTGTGATTGAGCAGTCACCAGAGATGATGGGGAAAAAAAGCGTAGATGTTTTAATGCAATGGTTGGAGAATGAGACGGTTCCTCTTGATGCGGATGGGTATTTAAGCGAAATTCGAATGATAAAGGCGATGGATGAGAAATGA
- the xylF gene encoding D-xylose ABC transporter substrate-binding protein — MGRIVNRVSLILLFIVLICAGLACEKDSTSNGTLGKAIPSKTEKINSKSMIEEKIKIGFSMDTLLEERWLKDKDLFKKAVENLGAEVEILAANGDDSVQIAQAETLIQNGVDLLVVVPHNAEAMAAIVKKAHSAGIKVMAYDRLVKNADLDMYVSFDNEKVGELQARAITKLVPNGKYVYIGGAETDNNAHLFKKGVFRVLQPLIDKGVITVVYDQWSKDWTPANAFKNMESALKANGNEINAVIAANDATAGGVIQALEAQGLAGKIPVAGQDAELAGVQRIVTGTQVMTVYKPIQALSEKAAELAVEMAKGIPIKTERKINNGKIEVPSVLLSPIAVDKGNLDETIIADGFHSRDDVYESQDK; from the coding sequence ATGGGTAGAATCGTAAATCGTGTAAGCCTCATCCTATTGTTCATAGTATTGATTTGCGCAGGTTTAGCCTGCGAAAAAGACAGTACGAGTAATGGCACACTTGGAAAAGCGATCCCTTCTAAAACTGAAAAGATAAACAGCAAATCAATGATAGAAGAAAAAATTAAGATTGGCTTTTCTATGGATACACTATTGGAAGAACGCTGGCTTAAGGACAAAGATCTCTTTAAAAAAGCCGTAGAGAATCTTGGGGCAGAAGTAGAAATTTTAGCAGCGAATGGGGATGATTCCGTGCAGATTGCTCAAGCTGAAACACTCATTCAAAATGGAGTCGATCTGCTTGTTGTCGTTCCTCATAATGCTGAAGCAATGGCGGCGATCGTCAAAAAAGCCCATTCAGCTGGAATTAAAGTGATGGCTTACGACCGCCTTGTCAAAAATGCTGACCTCGACATGTACGTATCTTTTGACAACGAAAAGGTAGGAGAGCTTCAAGCAAGAGCGATAACAAAGCTAGTTCCGAATGGAAAGTACGTGTATATAGGCGGGGCCGAAACGGATAATAATGCTCATCTATTCAAAAAAGGAGTATTTCGAGTCTTACAGCCGTTAATTGATAAAGGAGTTATTACGGTTGTATACGATCAGTGGTCCAAAGATTGGACACCTGCTAATGCCTTTAAAAATATGGAGTCTGCACTGAAAGCTAATGGAAATGAGATCAATGCCGTAATTGCGGCGAACGATGCCACAGCCGGCGGTGTCATACAAGCGCTTGAAGCACAAGGGCTTGCAGGGAAAATTCCCGTAGCTGGACAAGATGCGGAGCTTGCGGGAGTGCAGAGAATCGTTACAGGTACTCAAGTAATGACGGTTTATAAACCCATTCAGGCATTATCAGAAAAAGCTGCAGAATTGGCCGTTGAAATGGCAAAAGGGATACCTATCAAAACAGAGCGAAAGATAAATAACGGAAAAATTGAGGTCCCATCTGTTTTGCTGTCTCCGATCGCCGTCGATAAAGGAAATCTTGACGAGACGATCATCGCGGACGGATTTCATTCTAGAGATGATGTATATGAGAGCCAGGATAAATAA
- a CDS encoding NAD(P)/FAD-dependent oxidoreductase, with product MKKIIVIGAGILGASTAYHLAKSGAEVIVVDRQDRGQATDAAAGIVCPWLSQRRNKAWYKLAKGGARYYPELIQQLEADGETDTGYKRVGTLSLHADSEKLEKMAERAMKRREDAPEIGEITILSPEETKKRFPPLSEEYGSVFVSGGARVNGRAMRNALVRAAANNGATFLNGNATLIHKNNVVVGVTIEGKEILADEVVVTAGAWSNEILQPLGITFKVTPQKAQIIHLQLPQTETDSWPVVMPPTNQYILTFDDRVVVGATHEDEEGFDDRVTAGGVHEILTKALAVAPGLSDGTILETRVGFRPFTPGFLPVIGPLPTYKKIWIANGLGASGLTSGPYLGAELAKLALGKPSELDLSDYDVAGAIE from the coding sequence ATGAAAAAAATCATTGTCATTGGTGCAGGGATTCTAGGAGCATCTACTGCTTATCACTTAGCCAAATCCGGTGCTGAAGTGATAGTGGTGGATCGGCAAGATAGAGGACAGGCAACGGATGCAGCCGCTGGAATCGTATGTCCTTGGCTTTCGCAGCGCCGAAACAAAGCGTGGTACAAATTAGCAAAAGGTGGTGCGCGTTATTATCCTGAACTCATTCAGCAACTTGAAGCTGATGGTGAAACGGATACGGGGTATAAACGAGTAGGTACACTCAGTTTGCATGCAGACTCAGAAAAACTTGAAAAAATGGCAGAACGAGCAATGAAACGAAGAGAAGATGCGCCTGAAATTGGGGAGATTACGATCCTTTCACCTGAAGAAACAAAGAAGCGTTTTCCTCCTCTATCTGAAGAATACGGCTCTGTTTTTGTAAGTGGTGGAGCTCGCGTGAATGGCCGAGCGATGCGGAATGCGTTAGTGCGTGCAGCGGCTAATAATGGTGCGACATTCTTAAATGGCAACGCAACTCTAATCCATAAAAATAATGTTGTTGTTGGAGTTACCATTGAGGGTAAAGAAATACTGGCAGATGAGGTTGTAGTCACAGCCGGTGCATGGTCAAACGAGATCCTGCAGCCGCTCGGAATCACCTTCAAAGTAACTCCGCAAAAAGCACAGATTATTCATCTGCAGCTGCCTCAAACAGAAACTGATTCTTGGCCTGTCGTAATGCCGCCGACAAACCAGTACATCTTAACATTTGATGACAGAGTGGTTGTTGGCGCAACACACGAAGATGAAGAAGGTTTTGATGATCGGGTAACTGCTGGTGGTGTACATGAAATTCTTACAAAAGCATTAGCTGTTGCACCAGGTCTGTCAGACGGAACCATCCTTGAGACCAGGGTAGGATTTCGTCCGTTCACACCAGGATTTTTACCTGTTATCGGACCTTTGCCTACCTATAAAAAGATATGGATTGCAAATGGACTTGGAGCATCAGGCTTAACGAGCGGACCTTATCTTGGTGCAGAACTCGCAAAGCTTGCATTAGGAAAACCATCCGAGCTTGATTTATCAGATTATGATGTTGCAGGTGCAATAGAATAA
- a CDS encoding VCBS repeat-containing protein, translating into MYNHYNYRVTPSVVAFAKGDVTGDRVPDDVFLTGTKSQDSPFIENITLHVKDGRTGAQTRVPLSENAGYNPTLFLGDFTGNGVSDVLISINSGGSGGFMYHYVYSFIGNNPQEMFNFNVYNATFEYDVIYEDNYKVRVVSKSNGKTYIIDISKRDSEYLNEIYDKNGKLKKPITGFVNPLSGLYPIDFNYDGVYELSAYQKIAGLYNADALGYVVNTLGWKDNRFVLQNQYVAISGT; encoded by the coding sequence ATGTATAACCACTATAATTATAGAGTTACTCCAAGTGTTGTTGCTTTTGCTAAGGGAGATGTTACAGGAGATCGTGTGCCAGATGATGTCTTTTTAACGGGTACTAAGAGTCAGGACAGTCCATTTATTGAGAACATTACGCTTCATGTGAAGGACGGAAGAACAGGGGCGCAAACAAGAGTGCCTCTATCTGAAAATGCGGGCTACAATCCAACTCTGTTTCTTGGTGATTTTACAGGTAACGGTGTTTCAGATGTGTTAATCAGCATTAATTCTGGCGGCAGCGGAGGATTCATGTATCATTATGTATACTCGTTTATCGGAAACAACCCTCAAGAGATGTTTAATTTCAACGTATACAATGCCACTTTTGAATATGATGTAATCTATGAGGACAACTACAAAGTCAGAGTTGTCAGTAAGAGTAATGGGAAAACCTATATAATTGATATTTCGAAACGAGATTCAGAATATCTAAACGAAATATATGATAAAAATGGCAAGCTGAAGAAACCGATCACTGGCTTTGTGAATCCTTTGAGCGGATTATATCCCATCGACTTCAATTATGATGGGGTATACGAACTTTCCGCATATCAAAAGATAGCAGGGTTATATAACGCAGACGCACTAGGTTATGTGGTGAACACGTTAGGATGGAAGGACAATCGGTTTGTTCTACAGAATCAATATGTAGCGATTTCAGGAACATAA
- a CDS encoding amidohydrolase family protein has protein sequence MIIDCHFHVDEKMLTLEKMIEGMDRNNVDKTVLIPPMNETMFEIDSIFQHNLQRLFRSLILNVPQIGLKIYDGLVKDGRLKLYGNSYEIFSMPNNEIVASAIDRFPDRFLGWAAVNPKVPSSLEKLENYLSNSRFIGVKAHPFMHSYSIKELDRVAAMCEEMRKPIIIHLSSEKESYKYLPERYPQLKILYAHAGLPYWKKLWKFIKDKPNVYVDTSSDYLTPSIVKMAVEYLGYKKVLYGCDGPYGMKEFNKYDYSHKKSWIESLEIPDTQIKCILGGNFLELVK, from the coding sequence ATGATTATTGATTGCCATTTTCATGTGGATGAAAAAATGTTAACTTTAGAAAAAATGATAGAAGGAATGGATAGAAACAATGTTGATAAAACAGTTTTAATTCCACCTATGAATGAGACAATGTTTGAAATTGATAGTATTTTCCAACATAATTTACAGCGCTTATTTCGTTCTTTAATATTAAATGTTCCTCAAATTGGGCTTAAAATTTATGATGGTCTTGTAAAGGATGGACGGTTAAAACTTTATGGAAATTCATATGAAATTTTTTCTATGCCCAATAACGAAATAGTCGCTTCTGCAATTGATAGATTCCCAGACCGTTTCCTCGGCTGGGCAGCAGTAAATCCAAAGGTGCCTTCATCATTAGAAAAACTGGAAAACTATCTTAGTAACTCTAGATTTATCGGTGTGAAAGCTCATCCTTTCATGCACAGTTATAGTATTAAAGAACTTGATAGGGTTGCAGCTATGTGTGAAGAAATGAGAAAACCTATAATTATACATCTATCATCAGAAAAGGAATCCTATAAATATCTTCCTGAGAGATATCCACAACTTAAAATTTTATATGCACACGCAGGTCTACCGTATTGGAAGAAACTATGGAAATTCATTAAGGATAAGCCTAATGTGTATGTTGATACCTCAAGTGATTATTTAACTCCATCTATAGTGAAGATGGCAGTGGAATATTTGGGATATAAAAAAGTATTATATGGATGTGATGGACCGTATGGAATGAAAGAATTTAACAAATATGATTACTCTCATAAAAAATCATGGATTGAATCACTTGAGATTCCTGATACTCAAATTAAGTGTATCCTTGGGGGGAACTTTTTAGAGTTAGTTAAATAG
- a CDS encoding TspO/MBR family protein, which produces MKKSSIAVFIIIFASFYVSSILFPIDKEWYDALNKPSWTPSGQTIGMIWTVLFTLIALSATLIYNQYGFKPISFWILFVVNYVLNQAFSYFQFTQKDLLLATFDAFLIAVTTLLLVIYASRLRKVSGWLLIPYLLWSSFATYLSWTIYSMNA; this is translated from the coding sequence ATGAAAAAATCCAGTATAGCCGTGTTTATTATTATCTTTGCCTCGTTCTATGTTTCCAGTATTCTGTTTCCCATCGACAAGGAGTGGTATGACGCACTAAATAAGCCATCATGGACTCCATCAGGGCAAACAATCGGCATGATCTGGACTGTATTGTTTACTTTAATCGCCTTATCCGCTACTCTTATTTACAATCAATATGGTTTTAAACCAATTAGTTTTTGGATTCTTTTTGTAGTCAATTATGTATTGAATCAGGCTTTCAGTTATTTTCAGTTCACACAAAAAGATTTGTTATTAGCTACCTTTGATGCATTTTTGATCGCTGTGACCACTTTGCTTTTAGTCATTTATGCAAGTCGTTTAAGAAAAGTCTCAGGATGGCTGCTTATTCCGTATCTTCTCTGGAGTTCATTTGCTACCTACTTATCCTGGACGATCTACAGCATGAATGCATAA
- a CDS encoding sensor histidine kinase, which produces MNRIQKKIWMLASVVLIIMAVIWIALTYYNQKTQNQYNDILQRYLSMNSVTSSSQQMVTDLNNFLLEPSEDNLDNLNHSKEKLNEAKMEIGKLRNSENEFALINYMNLVDSLIETTDRSLMFYAESDTETSNKEFTEATRLSKYISEMTLTLIDTELKTYERFYRGIIDQSAEFKKLGIWLMLLITLLLLVITYWFSLSITRPVQQLTLAANELSAGRFDKEIKVESNDEISFLAQTFNRMRININNLFQEIQQKAQLEHELQQSKLLLQESQLKNLQSQINPHFLFNTLNTLSKKAYLEGSEETSDLLVSVAGLLRYNLKWLDKSVTLQDEVMVIQQYMNIQKARFTDRLTLHLDIDQSCLDVQIPGLTLQPIIENAVIYAVEPREDGGQVWLRIKDDDDMVIIEVEDDGPGIPENIRIQILKGELVETNSTSTGIGFTNVVKRLQLFYGMENLMDIQSEMGAGTNVLIRIPKTRGIEQHAQTLDR; this is translated from the coding sequence ATGAACAGAATTCAGAAGAAAATATGGATGCTCGCATCAGTCGTTCTGATCATCATGGCCGTAATTTGGATAGCGCTTACCTACTATAATCAAAAAACGCAAAATCAATACAATGATATTTTACAGCGATATTTGAGCATGAATTCAGTGACGAGCAGCAGTCAACAAATGGTCACCGATCTTAATAACTTCTTGCTTGAACCGTCTGAAGATAATTTGGATAACCTTAATCATAGCAAAGAAAAACTTAACGAGGCAAAAATGGAAATTGGGAAACTAAGAAATTCAGAAAACGAATTTGCTCTCATAAACTACATGAACCTTGTTGACAGTTTGATTGAAACTACAGACCGTTCGCTTATGTTCTATGCTGAGTCCGACACCGAGACCTCAAACAAAGAGTTCACAGAAGCAACGCGTCTCTCAAAGTACATATCAGAAATGACGCTTACGTTAATTGACACAGAGCTGAAGACTTACGAGCGATTTTACAGAGGAATTATTGATCAATCTGCTGAATTTAAGAAGCTGGGAATTTGGCTTATGCTTCTCATAACACTTCTGTTGCTGGTGATTACATATTGGTTTAGTTTAAGTATCACGAGACCGGTGCAGCAGCTGACTCTTGCGGCGAATGAGCTGTCTGCAGGACGATTTGACAAAGAGATCAAGGTTGAGTCAAACGATGAAATCTCATTTCTTGCTCAAACCTTTAACCGAATGCGGATCAATATAAATAACCTATTTCAGGAAATACAGCAGAAGGCGCAGCTTGAGCATGAACTGCAGCAAAGCAAGCTTCTGTTGCAGGAGAGCCAGCTTAAGAATCTTCAAAGTCAGATCAATCCTCACTTTTTATTTAACACGCTAAATACGCTCTCGAAGAAGGCTTATTTGGAAGGATCAGAAGAAACAAGTGACTTGCTTGTAAGTGTGGCCGGTCTCTTAAGATACAACTTAAAATGGCTAGATAAATCCGTTACGCTTCAGGATGAAGTCATGGTGATTCAGCAATACATGAACATCCAAAAAGCAAGGTTTACTGACCGGCTCACATTGCACCTCGATATTGATCAATCATGTTTAGACGTTCAGATTCCAGGCCTGACTCTGCAGCCTATTATTGAAAACGCTGTGATCTATGCGGTTGAGCCAAGAGAAGATGGCGGGCAGGTCTGGCTTCGAATCAAAGATGATGATGACATGGTGATCATTGAAGTGGAGGACGATGGACCTGGCATTCCTGAGAATATAAGAATACAGATTTTAAAGGGTGAGCTTGTCGAGACGAATAGTACTTCAACAGGAATAGGGTTTACCAATGTTGTGAAGAGGCTTCAACTTTTTTATGGGATGGAAAACCTGATGGATATTCAAAGTGAGATGGGTGCAGGTACGAATGTGTTAATAAGAATTCCAAAAACGAGGGGGATTGAACAGCATGCTCAAACTCTTGATCGTTGA
- a CDS encoding NADH-dependent flavin oxidoreductase — protein sequence MMNEKYAPLFKTFSFKNGVELKNRVVMAPMTNFSSNPDGTVTNEEIQYYERRSEGVGMVITACTNVTANGKGFPGEFAGDTDDMIPSLRRLASAIQAKGSKAILQIFHGGREVPPELVPNGDVVSASDIPSAEGKPVPRPLTSDEVASVIRDFGEATRRAIEAGFDGVEIHGANGYLIQQFFSPHANRREDQWGGSLEKRMAFPLAVVDSVKKAVAEHADDTFIVGYRFSPEEPETPGITMADTLALVDALSVKNLDYLHVSLMDFWSEPRRGVEDTRPRIEIIKERAGDRVPVIGVGSIYTADDAIKALETGVPLIALGRELIIDPDWVQKIKQGRESEIVTKIDKTKQKELVVPDPLWNAIINSPGWFPGVE from the coding sequence ATGATGAACGAAAAATACGCACCATTATTTAAAACATTTAGCTTTAAAAATGGTGTAGAACTTAAAAACCGAGTTGTGATGGCACCCATGACAAACTTCTCATCCAATCCTGATGGAACAGTAACTAACGAAGAAATCCAATATTATGAGCGCCGTTCTGAAGGTGTTGGCATGGTGATCACAGCTTGTACAAATGTAACAGCCAATGGTAAAGGATTTCCGGGAGAGTTTGCAGGAGATACGGATGACATGATTCCGAGTCTTCGCCGTTTAGCTTCTGCTATTCAAGCAAAAGGTTCAAAAGCAATTCTTCAGATTTTTCACGGCGGCCGTGAAGTACCGCCTGAGCTAGTTCCAAACGGCGATGTGGTAAGTGCAAGTGATATTCCTTCAGCTGAAGGCAAACCAGTGCCTCGCCCGTTAACTTCTGATGAGGTAGCTTCGGTCATACGTGATTTTGGAGAAGCGACAAGGCGCGCTATTGAAGCTGGTTTTGACGGTGTTGAAATTCATGGAGCGAATGGTTACTTGATTCAGCAGTTCTTTTCTCCGCATGCTAATCGTCGCGAGGATCAGTGGGGAGGTTCATTAGAAAAGCGTATGGCGTTTCCACTTGCTGTAGTAGATTCTGTTAAAAAAGCAGTGGCAGAACACGCTGATGATACATTCATCGTGGGCTACCGCTTCTCACCAGAAGAGCCGGAAACACCTGGAATCACGATGGCAGACACATTAGCACTTGTTGATGCATTAAGCGTAAAGAATCTAGATTACCTGCACGTTTCTTTGATGGATTTCTGGTCAGAGCCTAGACGCGGTGTAGAAGATACACGTCCTCGTATTGAAATCATTAAAGAAAGAGCAGGAGACCGTGTTCCAGTAATCGGTGTCGGATCAATCTACACGGCAGATGATGCTATAAAAGCGCTTGAGACAGGTGTTCCGCTAATCGCCCTTGGCCGTGAACTGATTATCGATCCAGACTGGGTACAGAAGATAAAACAAGGCCGAGAATCAGAAATCGTAACAAAGATTGATAAAACGAAACAAAAAGAATTGGTTGTTCCAGATCCATTATGGAACGCAATCATAAATTCACCAGGATGGTTTCCTGGAGTTGAATAA
- a CDS encoding sugar ABC transporter permease: protein MEFINEARSLVKENIRDYGMYIALFVIMLTFSIMTDGLFMSSRNISNLLDSTGYIAVLAVGMTLVIVIRHIDLSVGFAAGFLGAIAAILLTKMGLPVYVTIPVILVFGIFIGLFNGLLIAKYAIPSFVATLAGMLIFRGALLQVTEKTGTIIIKDDAFNAIGNGFIPSLMIVNGLHLLSLILGLLSILFYIYSEISTRRNKIKYQFDVVSKGIFTFKLVFVSAIIAYVTWILAGYNGFSWTVVIMLLVVVVYHFLTTKTVLGRHIYAVGSNPEAAHLSGINVNKITYMVFGSMGMLAALSGILFTSRLQSATTTAGTLFELDAIAAAYVGGVSSAGGVGKVTGAIIGAIVMASLSSGMNLLGVGVSMQYMIRGGVLVAAVLFDVMTRKKRG from the coding sequence ATGGAATTTATCAATGAAGCAAGATCGTTAGTGAAAGAGAATATCCGTGATTATGGGATGTATATTGCCTTGTTTGTAATTATGCTTACTTTCTCCATCATGACGGATGGGCTGTTTATGTCTTCTCGTAATATTAGTAATCTATTAGATTCCACGGGTTACATTGCTGTACTAGCAGTGGGAATGACGCTTGTCATCGTTATCCGTCATATTGATTTATCTGTTGGGTTTGCAGCTGGATTTCTAGGTGCAATCGCCGCTATTCTTTTAACAAAGATGGGGCTGCCTGTTTATGTGACCATTCCAGTAATCCTTGTGTTTGGAATCTTTATCGGTCTGTTTAATGGTTTACTGATTGCAAAATACGCCATTCCTTCGTTCGTAGCTACACTTGCAGGTATGCTTATTTTCCGCGGTGCGCTATTGCAAGTAACAGAGAAAACGGGGACGATCATTATTAAAGACGATGCGTTTAACGCAATCGGAAACGGATTTATTCCTTCTCTTATGATTGTAAATGGCCTGCATCTCTTATCTCTTATTCTAGGTTTACTATCAATCTTATTCTATATTTACAGCGAGATCTCTACGCGCCGTAACAAGATTAAATATCAGTTTGATGTTGTTTCCAAAGGGATTTTTACTTTCAAACTAGTCTTTGTTTCAGCAATCATTGCTTATGTTACTTGGATTTTAGCGGGTTATAACGGGTTCTCCTGGACGGTTGTCATCATGCTGCTTGTCGTTGTGGTGTATCATTTTTTAACAACGAAAACGGTGTTGGGACGTCACATTTACGCGGTCGGAAGCAACCCGGAAGCTGCGCACTTAAGTGGAATTAACGTTAATAAAATCACTTATATGGTATTTGGTTCTATGGGTATGCTTGCTGCGCTCTCAGGTATTCTCTTTACATCACGACTTCAGTCGGCTACGACAACAGCAGGAACTCTTTTTGAGCTTGATGCCATCGCAGCGGCTTATGTTGGTGGTGTATCTTCTGCAGGTGGCGTAGGGAAAGTAACAGGTGCCATCATTGGTGCCATTGTTATGGCTTCTTTATCAAGCGGTATGAACCTTCTTGGAGTTGGGGTTTCTATGCAGTACATGATTAGAGGCGGCGTGTTGGTCGCAGCCGTACTTTTTGATGTGATGACACGTAAAAAGAGAGGATAG